Proteins from one Pleuronectes platessa chromosome 16, fPlePla1.1, whole genome shotgun sequence genomic window:
- the mettl22 gene encoding methyltransferase-like protein 22 gives MDQITFHHDTVLSDVHMLLPNASHLMTRLNHVGQPVFSSNFKILLNDERLDNNDPGKSLEQEKCDDPREDLEKDTNATQEKVGEEGGEGNVELCLDEDGDLHITRRLRKEGRGRDLVCPIILQQSNPLLEQEEENTDDKADKDYKDIIRIEHTMATPLEDVGKQVWRGAFLFADFILSQPVMFRGATVLELGAGTGLTSVVMATTAKTVYCTDVGEDLLSMCKRNVTLNRHMTEPAGGEVRVRQLDWLQHSLCTDADGEFSWTEEEVADLYDNTSFIVAADVCYDDDLTDGFFRTLYQLCSNFTHSCTIFISIEKRMNFTLRDMDVSCEAYNYFSHCLSQLHDLMDGRCCFRVEQLPSNFAQFFLYERIEQLELWKVSMTPLPFDQA, from the exons ATGGACCAGATCACTTTTCATCATGATACTGTGCTGTCAGATGTTCACATGCTCCTGCCTAATGCAAGCCACCTTATGACACGCCTCAACCATGTTGGCCAGCCTG TCTTCAGCTCCAACTTCAAGATCTTGTTGAATGATGAGAGGCTTGACAACAATGACCCTGGTAAAAGTTTAGAGCAGGAAAAATGTGATGACCCAAGGGAAGACTtggaaaaagacacaaatgcCACCCAAGAAAAGGTTGGAGAGGAAGGTGGGGAAGGAAATGTGGAACTGTGCTTAGATGAGGATGGAGACCTTCACATTACACGTCG ACTGAGGAAAGAGGGACGAGGCCGAGACTTGGTCTGCCCCATCATTCTCCAACAATCTAACCCTCTACTCGAACAAGAAGAGGAAAATACTGATGATAAAGCTGATAAGGACTACAAAGACATCATAAGGATTG AGCACACTATGGCAACACCCCTGGAAGATGTTGGCAAGCAG GTTTGGCGGGGGGCATTCCTTTTCGCTGACTTCATCCTGTCTCAGCCGGTCATGTTTAGAGGAGCTACAGTCCTAGAGCTTGGAGCGGGAACAGGATTAACCAGTGTTGTCATGGCAACCACAGCCAAAACAGTGTACTGCACAG atGTGGGAGAAGACCTTCTAAGCATGTGTAAGAGAAATGTGACATTAAACAGGCACATGACGGAACCTGCAG GTGGTGAAGTGAGAGTGAGGCAGTTAGATTGGCTCCAGCATTCCCTTTGTACAG ATGCTGATGGGGAATTTAgctggacagaggaggaagttgCCGATTTGTACGACAACACTAGCTTCATTGTTGCTGCTGATG TTTGCTATGATGATGACCTGACAGATGGCTTTTTTCGAACACTGTATCAACTCTGCAGCAACTTTACTCACTCCTGCACAATCTTCATCTCCATAGAGAAGAG GATGAACTTCACTCTGCGCGACATGGATGTTTCCTGCGAAGCTTACAATTATTTCAGCCACTGTTTGTCCCAACTCCACGACCTGATGGATGGAAGATGTTGCTTCAGAGTGGAACAACTCCCTTCTAACTTTGCACAGTTTTTCCTATACGAACGCATAGAGCAGCTG GAGCTGTGGAAGGTGTCTATGACTCCACTTCCATTTGACCAAGCCTAG
- the hao1 gene encoding hydroxyacid oxidase 1 isoform X1 — MSGQRVCVSDFEEEARKVLPKAVYDYYRSGADEQSTLADNVAAFKRWYLVPRVLRDVSVVDLSVSMLGQRLSMPLCVAATAMQRMAHPEGETATARACRTVGTGMMLSSWATSTIEEVMSAMTTSSSAGGVLWLQLYIYKDRELTLSLVRRAEEVGYKAIFVTVDTPYLGRRWDDMRNSFQLPPHLSMSNFSTASLAFSEGNYGRDSGLAVYVAKAIDPTLCWDDITWLKKHTILPVIVKGILNGEDAVKAVNYGVSGILVSNHGARQLDGVPATLDVLDEVVKAVQGRCDVYMDGGVRRGTDILKALALGAKAIFIGRPVLWGLACQGEKGVTEVLELLKEELRLAMALSGCRSVSEVSRSLVRKLDFTSRM, encoded by the exons ATGTCAGgacagcgagtgtgtgtgtctgactttgAGGAGGAAGCTAGAAAAGTTCTTCCCAAAGCTGTGTATGACTACTACCGCTCAGGAGCTGATGAACAAAGCACATTGGCTGACAATGTTGCTGCCTTCAAGAG gtGGTATCTTGTCCCTCGGGTGTTGAGGGATGTTTCTGTAGTGGATCTGTCTGTCTCCATGCTGGGCCAGAGGCTCAGCATGCCTCTCTGTGTGGCAGCCACAGCAATGCAGAGGATGGCTCATCCTGAAGGAGAAACAGCTACAGCAAGAG CATGCCGAACTGTGGGAACAGGGATGATGCTGAGCTCCTGGGCCACCTCTACTAtagaggaagtgatgtcagCAATGACAACCTCATCGAGTGCTGGGGGTGTCCTGTGGCTGCAACTTTATATCTATAAAGACAGAGAGCTCACACTGTCATTGGTTCGCCGTGCAGAGGAGGTGGGCTACAAGGCTATCTTTGTTACCGTGGATACGCCATACCTAGGAAGAAGATGGGACGACATGCGCAACAGCTTTCAGCTGCCCCCACACCTTAG TATGTCTAACTTTTCAACAGCTTCCCTGGCATTCTCTGAGGGAAACTATGGCCGTGACAGTGGTTTGGCTGTTTATGTTGCAAAAGCAATCGACCCCACCCTCTGTTGGGACGACATTACCTGGCTGAAGAAACATACAATTCTACCTGTGATTGTGAAAGGAATATTGAATg gtGAGGATGCTGTCAAGGCTGTGAACTATGGTGTCAGTGGCATCCTAGTGTCCAATCATGGAGCTCGACAACTGGATGGGGTTCCTGCCACg CTTGATGTGTTAGATGAAGTGGTAAAGGCAGTGCAGGGTCGCTGCGATGTCTACATGGATGGAGGAGTGAGGCGCGGGACAGACATCCTTAAGGCCTTAGCACTGGGAGCTAAGGCCATCTTCATTGGTCGACCAGTGCTCTGGGGCCTTGCTTGTCAG GGGGAAAAGGGAGTGACTGAGGTCCTTGAACTTCTAAAGGAGGAGCTGCGACTTGCTATGGCACTGTCAG gTTGCCGCTCCGTATCTGAGGTGAGCAGGTCCCTGGTCAGGAAACTGGATTTTACCTCCAGGATGTGA
- the hao1 gene encoding hydroxyacid oxidase 1 isoform X2, translating into MSGQRVCVSDFEEEARKVLPKAVYDYYRSGADEQSTLADNVAAFKRWYLVPRVLRDVSVVDLSVSMLGQRLSMPLCVAATAMQRMAHPEGETATAREEVGYKAIFVTVDTPYLGRRWDDMRNSFQLPPHLSMSNFSTASLAFSEGNYGRDSGLAVYVAKAIDPTLCWDDITWLKKHTILPVIVKGILNGEDAVKAVNYGVSGILVSNHGARQLDGVPATLDVLDEVVKAVQGRCDVYMDGGVRRGTDILKALALGAKAIFIGRPVLWGLACQGEKGVTEVLELLKEELRLAMALSGCRSVSEVSRSLVRKLDFTSRM; encoded by the exons ATGTCAGgacagcgagtgtgtgtgtctgactttgAGGAGGAAGCTAGAAAAGTTCTTCCCAAAGCTGTGTATGACTACTACCGCTCAGGAGCTGATGAACAAAGCACATTGGCTGACAATGTTGCTGCCTTCAAGAG gtGGTATCTTGTCCCTCGGGTGTTGAGGGATGTTTCTGTAGTGGATCTGTCTGTCTCCATGCTGGGCCAGAGGCTCAGCATGCCTCTCTGTGTGGCAGCCACAGCAATGCAGAGGATGGCTCATCCTGAAGGAGAAACAGCTACAGCAAGAG AGGAGGTGGGCTACAAGGCTATCTTTGTTACCGTGGATACGCCATACCTAGGAAGAAGATGGGACGACATGCGCAACAGCTTTCAGCTGCCCCCACACCTTAG TATGTCTAACTTTTCAACAGCTTCCCTGGCATTCTCTGAGGGAAACTATGGCCGTGACAGTGGTTTGGCTGTTTATGTTGCAAAAGCAATCGACCCCACCCTCTGTTGGGACGACATTACCTGGCTGAAGAAACATACAATTCTACCTGTGATTGTGAAAGGAATATTGAATg gtGAGGATGCTGTCAAGGCTGTGAACTATGGTGTCAGTGGCATCCTAGTGTCCAATCATGGAGCTCGACAACTGGATGGGGTTCCTGCCACg CTTGATGTGTTAGATGAAGTGGTAAAGGCAGTGCAGGGTCGCTGCGATGTCTACATGGATGGAGGAGTGAGGCGCGGGACAGACATCCTTAAGGCCTTAGCACTGGGAGCTAAGGCCATCTTCATTGGTCGACCAGTGCTCTGGGGCCTTGCTTGTCAG GGGGAAAAGGGAGTGACTGAGGTCCTTGAACTTCTAAAGGAGGAGCTGCGACTTGCTATGGCACTGTCAG gTTGCCGCTCCGTATCTGAGGTGAGCAGGTCCCTGGTCAGGAAACTGGATTTTACCTCCAGGATGTGA